In Pyricularia oryzae 70-15 chromosome 2, whole genome shotgun sequence, one genomic interval encodes:
- a CDS encoding long-chain-fatty-acid-CoA ligase 1 has product MPDSKNLIPRMQAKGPFSVPVPGATAAPGETVPRRHPDAATELWTRPAPEVSTTWELVKYSVEKFGNAKCVGSRRLVRTHQETKKIKKMVDGQEREVDKQWTYFELSGYEYLTYNEYYRLVVQLGAGLRKVGLVAEDRVHIYAATSQNWLAMSHAAGSQSMAIVTAYDTLGEEGLRHSMVATKAKAIFLDPHLLPTLGNVLKDATDITHVIWNTQNKVKQEHIDKLNQTYPNVTVLSFDDLKKLGDENPVDAVPPNADDLCCIMYTSGSTGTPKGVPLKHSNVVAAVAGVSVVVQPYIGPGDGLLTYLPAAHILEFVFENSAMFWGATMGYGNPKTLSDASVRNCNGDIKEFKPTVLVGVPAVWENVKKGIIGKVNAGSPVVRNLFWGAMSMKNNLMGMNLPGSGILDAVVFKKIKEATGGRLKICLNGGGPVAKETQRFLSMAICPMIIGYGLTETTAMGTLQNPMEWSTDTIGSMPASVEAKLVDFADAGYHVTNKPNPQGEVWLRGPTVMSGYYQNDKETAEAMTEDGWFKTGDIGEFDSQGHLKLIDRKKNLIKTLNGEYIALEKLESIYRSAPVVANICCYADDSQAKPVALIVPAEPALKKLAASVGAKGETLEELIHDSKVNAAVLKDMQNVGRQGGLAGIEIIDGVVLSDEEWTPQNGLVTAAQKLNRKGILQKYKKEVDQAYGIKK; this is encoded by the exons GCGAGAcggttcctcgccgccacccCGATGCCGCTACCGAACTCTGGACCAGGCCCGCCCCTGAAGTTTCCACCACCTGGGAGCTCGTCAAGTACAGCGTTGAGAAGTTTGGCAATGCCAAGTGCGTCGGCTCCCGCCGGCTCGTCCGCACCCACCAGGAGACCAAGAAGATCAAGAAGATGGTCGATGGTCAGGAGCGCGAGGTCGACAAGCAGTGGACTTACTTCGAGCTCTCCGGCTACGAGTACCTCACCTACAACGAATACTACCGCCTGGTCGTCCAGTTGGGTGCCGGTCTGCGCAAGGTCGGGCTTGTCGCTGAGGACCGCGTCCACATTTACGCCGCCACCAGCCAGAACTGGCTCGCCATGTCACACGCCGCCGGCTCGCAGTCCATGGCCATTGTGACCGCTTACGACACCCTCGGCGAGGAGGGGCTCAGGCATTCCATGGTGGccaccaaggccaaggcTATCTTCCTCGACCCCCATCTGCTGCCCACCCTCGGCAATGTGCTGAAGGATGCGACCGACATTACCCACGTCATCTGGAACACCCAGAACAAGGTCAAGCAGGAGCACATTGACAAGCTCAACCAGACCTACCCCAATGTTACCGTCTTAAGCTTTGACGATCTGAAGAAGCTTGGCGACGAGAACCCGGTCGATGCTGTCCCGCCAAATGCCGATGATCTTTGCTGCATCATGTACACTTCCGGTTCCACCGGAACCCCCAAGGGTGTGCCACTGAAGCACAGCAACGTTGTAGCTGCTG TTGCTGGAGTTAGCGTTGTCGTTCAGCCCTACATTGGCCCTGGCGATGGCCtccttacctacctgcccGCTGCCCACATTCTTGAGTTTGTTTTTGAGAACTCTGCAATGTTCTGGGGTGCTACAATGGGCTACGGCAATCCCAAGACTCTGTCTGACGCTTCGGTGCGCAACTGCAACGGAGACATTAAGGAGTTCAAGCCCACAGTCCTCGTCGGTGTTCCAGCCGTGTGGGAGAACGTGAAGAAGGGAATCATCGGCAAGGTTAACGCAGGCAGCCCGGTTGTGCGCAACCTCTTCTGGGGTGCAATGTCCATGAAGAACAACCTCATGGGCATGAATCTGCCAGGTTCCGGCATTCTTGATGCCGTTGTCTTCAAGAAGATCAAGGAGGCCACTGGCGGTAGGCTCAAGATCTGCTTGAACGGTGGTGGTCCGGTGGCCAAGGAGACGCAGCGCTTCCTCTCCATGGCCATCTGCCCAATGATTATCGGCTACGGCCTTACCGAGACGACTGCCATGGGCACATTGCAGAACCCCATGGAGTGGTCAACCGACACGATTGGCTCAATGCCGGCATCCGTCGAGGCCAAGCTGGTCGACTTTGCAGATGCCGGATACCACGTCACCAACAAGCCCAACCCTCAAGGTGAGGTCTGGCTGCGTGGTCCTACAGTCATGTCTGGTTACTACCAGAACGACAAGGAGACGGCCGAGGCCATGACTGAGGACGGTTGGTTCAAGACGGGCGACATTGGCGAGTTTGACAGCCAGGGACACTTGAAGCTCATTGACCGCAAGAAGAACCTGATCAAGACCCTCAACGGCGAGTACATCGCACTGGAGAAGCTCGAGTCGATTTACCGATCGGCACCCGTTGTCGCCAACATTTGCTGTTATGCCGACGACTCACAGGCCAAGCCTGTTGCCCTGATCGTGCCAGCCGAACCTGCCCTGAAGAAGCTGGCAGCTTCTGTTGGTGCCAAGGGTGAGACCCTCGAGGAGCTCATTCACGACAGCAAAGTCAACGCTGCTGTGCTTAAGGATATGCAGAATGTGGGTCGCCAGGGCGGTCTGGCCGGTATCGAGATCATTGACGGCGTTGTCTTGTCAGATGAGGAATGGACACCACAAAAC GGACTCGTCACGGCTGCGCAAAAGCTTAACCGCAAGGGTATTCTCCAAAAGTACAAGAAGGAGGTCGACCAGGCTTATGGCATAAAGAAGTAA